Proteins from a single region of Bogoriella caseilytica:
- a CDS encoding DMT family transporter translates to MSGALAIILVVLASVAFAGGAIAQHRAIRLDQRSQPRNALSWHQLTGLLSNPRWLMGVLLMAAAAALHITALSMAPVSLIQPIGVLAVPWSVLLAIRLYGHRTSAQLWMAVAVTLAGLAGFTILASTFTTSTHTAPDLSLLAWSVVLCGGTATALVALSRSAPSLLRSFAWAAGAAVLFGLVSALLKSVLVMYHAGASLLSPAVLLTGLAIAGAAAAGAWLTQQAYALGHPEVVVAALTTIDPVVAVVYGLVVLHEGANVGVLVIVALAVFGAVAIAGVAGLSRHHPEAVKHRSLPLLPSGLTEKQG, encoded by the coding sequence GTGAGCGGCGCTCTCGCCATCATCCTGGTGGTGCTTGCCTCGGTGGCCTTCGCCGGCGGAGCCATCGCCCAGCATCGTGCTATTCGCCTCGACCAGCGCTCCCAGCCCCGGAACGCCCTGTCATGGCACCAGCTCACCGGCCTGTTGTCCAACCCTCGCTGGCTGATGGGTGTCCTGCTGATGGCGGCCGCGGCCGCCCTGCACATCACCGCACTCTCGATGGCTCCGGTCAGCCTCATTCAGCCCATCGGTGTCCTGGCCGTTCCGTGGTCAGTCCTGCTCGCCATTCGCCTCTACGGCCACCGCACCTCGGCCCAGCTCTGGATGGCAGTAGCCGTCACGCTGGCGGGGCTCGCCGGCTTCACGATCCTCGCGAGCACCTTCACCACCAGCACCCACACCGCCCCCGACCTCTCGCTCCTGGCCTGGTCGGTGGTGCTCTGCGGTGGCACAGCTACCGCCCTGGTCGCACTCAGCCGCAGTGCCCCGTCGCTGCTGCGGTCCTTCGCCTGGGCGGCCGGCGCCGCCGTGCTCTTCGGCCTGGTCTCCGCACTGCTGAAGTCGGTGCTGGTCATGTACCACGCCGGAGCGAGCCTGCTCTCCCCCGCCGTGCTCCTCACCGGGCTGGCCATCGCCGGCGCCGCTGCCGCGGGTGCGTGGCTGACCCAGCAGGCCTACGCCCTCGGCCACCCCGAGGTCGTGGTCGCCGCACTGACCACCATCGACCCCGTCGTCGCCGTGGTCTACGGGCTGGTGGTGCTGCACGAAGGCGCCAATGTAGGCGTGCTCGTCATCGTCGCCTTGGCCGTCTTCGGTGCAGTGGCGATCGCCGGCGTGGCAGGGCTCTCGCGGCACCATCCCGAAGCTGTTAAGCATCGCTCCCTCCCTCTCCTCCCATCCGGTCTCACCGAAAAGCAGGGCTGA
- a CDS encoding type ISP restriction/modification enzyme has product MAQGRGELDPIKVFVSYKKHDDPERKDGAGRAFLDDLAHEIEQRATDTGVPVELWYDRQLAVGERWDDEIKTRLREADLYVAVYSPGFFDNNGYIARHELPVMVRAARDRRPGTPARVLTISRKDVRPEDIPDTYRELSDLQAANEGRPVEAEDPDTQARIVQEFARSVLALAQRHYDARRTTQARPVIEDYRHQVTSHLHDIEMDERTSPEDPLKAPVKTLIENVAALLPRVEANVSFEARTTSDDDVSGVRLDLSVKNTRGLLIGHVELKSPRKSADPTDRKGWSTHDRQQWEQLAGHPNLIYSNGLELVHLQRGYKRAEVALDPEKSLSDAQAAELVELIGAFLRETPTAPRSPRALADRLAPLTRLLRDKVVAHLKTVDESNGRSPLAGKYAAWQQTLMPSATVEDFADAFAQCYTYALLIARFENALSLPLDERQLGSALRAKGHELLGDVLSVMVGPQTKEVLSGPLGLIEALVAHVDPEALTKTRNDGRHQDPWLYFYEDFLAAYDPARREEAGVYYTPLPVVGAQVRLVEHALRTRHGVTFSSENVTVLDPALGTGTYLLQTAQHVLDATTGGSNAPTATSLARRLHGFELMVGSYAVAHLRLTQALTSAGADLGNEGVKVFLTDTLTAPLLGEKNPGQLALLSDEAQAISHEQQRSSAVKRHDTPIRVIIGNPPYSRGSRAEGIGGLTDDARPNIVLQAHNTGEGDKASLLEDFTKDTPGGQVKNLYNSYVYFWRWAIWKACEQRDAGPGIVSFITSSSFLRGPGFAGMRKHMRERFEELWIIDLGGEGRGAHKEENVFAIQTPVAIVTGIQRQGRRTGKRAPATVRYHRIDGTASEKLATLDTLHALDEDDTTWQIASKEWTASFIPEGAGEFFTWPSLLDIFPWQHSGAQYKRKWPIAASPETLSTRWEELYRAGKPDGGLFRETGDRKVSKPGVQDVITGEKLPAFDSDKGRTSMMKPIRYGYRSFDRQWCFPDARMADRMRPELWQSYSNRQLYITTLTSTRLGTGPVVTVSAHVPDLDFFRGSFGAKNVIPLYRDFEATTPNITSGLLDTLTAELGTTVTAEDLAAYAFALTGTGAFYERFKEDLTESGARLPLTKDTDLFTRTASFGRGLLALATFGERFRTPNRYGAVEPWTIHGQATLAVATPPNPEAYPERFSYDDSRRVLKVGDGEFHSVAPEVWNYQVSGMPVVKSWLGYRMKNPAGKSSSPLDKIQAERWEFDLELLELLRTLEQMLAAEQEAASLLDQITASDLFTVAELPEPADWERKPRKKTYRPVEAQDRFDL; this is encoded by the coding sequence ATGGCTCAGGGACGAGGGGAACTAGACCCGATCAAGGTCTTCGTGTCCTACAAGAAGCACGACGACCCCGAACGCAAGGACGGGGCCGGACGTGCCTTCCTGGACGACCTCGCCCACGAGATCGAACAGCGCGCCACCGACACCGGAGTACCCGTCGAACTCTGGTACGACCGGCAGCTCGCCGTGGGCGAGCGCTGGGACGACGAGATCAAGACCCGGCTCCGCGAGGCCGACCTCTACGTGGCGGTCTACTCACCCGGGTTCTTCGACAACAACGGTTACATCGCCCGTCACGAACTCCCCGTCATGGTCCGCGCCGCCCGCGACCGGCGCCCCGGTACCCCAGCGCGTGTCCTGACCATCTCTCGCAAAGACGTCCGTCCCGAGGACATCCCTGACACCTACAGGGAGTTGTCCGACCTCCAGGCTGCTAACGAAGGCCGCCCCGTCGAAGCCGAAGACCCCGACACGCAGGCGCGGATCGTCCAGGAGTTCGCCCGCAGCGTTCTCGCCTTAGCTCAGCGCCACTACGACGCCCGTCGCACCACCCAGGCTCGTCCCGTCATCGAGGACTATCGCCACCAGGTCACCTCACACCTACACGACATAGAGATGGACGAGCGGACCTCTCCCGAGGACCCGCTCAAAGCCCCCGTCAAGACGCTCATCGAGAACGTCGCCGCTCTCCTGCCACGAGTGGAAGCGAACGTCTCCTTCGAAGCCCGGACCACCAGCGATGATGACGTCAGTGGTGTACGCCTTGACCTCTCGGTAAAGAACACCCGGGGACTGCTGATCGGGCACGTCGAGCTGAAGAGCCCCCGCAAGAGCGCCGACCCTACCGACCGCAAAGGCTGGAGCACCCACGACCGACAGCAGTGGGAGCAGCTCGCAGGCCATCCGAACCTGATCTACAGCAACGGGCTCGAACTCGTACACCTCCAGCGTGGCTACAAGCGAGCCGAGGTTGCTCTCGATCCCGAGAAGTCCCTCTCCGATGCGCAGGCTGCTGAACTGGTCGAACTCATCGGCGCCTTCCTCCGAGAGACCCCCACAGCACCCCGCTCCCCACGCGCCCTGGCCGACCGACTCGCACCCCTGACTCGACTGCTACGCGACAAAGTCGTTGCACACCTCAAAACCGTGGACGAGAGCAACGGTCGCAGCCCTCTCGCCGGAAAGTACGCAGCCTGGCAGCAGACACTCATGCCATCCGCGACGGTCGAAGACTTCGCGGACGCCTTCGCCCAGTGCTACACCTACGCACTCCTGATCGCCCGCTTCGAAAACGCACTCTCCCTCCCTCTCGATGAGCGTCAGCTTGGTTCCGCGCTGCGCGCCAAGGGCCACGAACTTCTCGGGGACGTCCTCTCAGTCATGGTCGGCCCCCAGACCAAAGAGGTACTCTCCGGACCCCTCGGCCTCATTGAAGCCCTCGTCGCCCACGTCGATCCCGAAGCGCTCACCAAGACCCGCAACGACGGACGCCACCAAGATCCCTGGCTGTACTTCTACGAAGACTTCCTCGCCGCCTACGACCCCGCACGCCGCGAAGAAGCAGGCGTCTACTACACCCCACTACCCGTGGTCGGCGCACAGGTCCGGCTCGTTGAACACGCGCTACGCACCCGCCACGGCGTGACGTTCTCCAGTGAGAACGTCACCGTCCTCGACCCCGCCCTCGGCACCGGTACGTACTTGCTCCAGACCGCTCAGCATGTCCTTGATGCCACTACCGGAGGCTCTAACGCCCCCACCGCGACCTCTCTCGCCAGGCGCCTTCACGGCTTCGAACTCATGGTCGGCTCATACGCTGTCGCCCACCTCCGCCTCACCCAGGCGCTGACCTCCGCTGGAGCAGACCTCGGTAACGAAGGCGTCAAGGTCTTCCTCACCGACACCCTGACGGCTCCCTTGCTGGGTGAGAAGAACCCCGGCCAACTCGCGCTGTTATCAGACGAGGCTCAGGCCATCTCTCATGAACAGCAGCGCTCCTCTGCCGTCAAGCGACATGACACCCCCATCCGCGTCATCATCGGCAACCCGCCCTACAGCCGAGGAAGTCGCGCGGAAGGAATCGGCGGTTTGACGGATGATGCTCGACCTAACATCGTCCTCCAAGCCCATAACACCGGCGAAGGAGACAAGGCGTCGCTGCTGGAGGACTTCACAAAAGACACCCCCGGCGGACAGGTCAAGAACCTGTACAACTCGTACGTCTACTTCTGGCGCTGGGCGATCTGGAAGGCGTGCGAGCAGAGAGATGCAGGCCCGGGCATCGTCTCCTTCATCACATCCTCCTCCTTCCTACGAGGTCCAGGATTCGCGGGGATGCGCAAGCACATGCGCGAAAGGTTCGAAGAGCTGTGGATCATCGACCTCGGCGGTGAAGGACGCGGCGCCCACAAGGAAGAAAACGTCTTCGCCATCCAGACCCCAGTCGCCATCGTCACCGGTATCCAGCGCCAAGGCAGGCGCACCGGCAAGAGAGCACCAGCAACCGTGCGCTACCACCGCATCGATGGCACCGCCTCCGAGAAGCTCGCGACCCTAGACACTCTTCACGCACTCGATGAAGACGACACCACCTGGCAGATCGCTAGCAAAGAGTGGACCGCAAGCTTCATCCCCGAAGGAGCGGGCGAGTTCTTCACGTGGCCGAGCCTCCTGGACATCTTTCCCTGGCAGCACTCAGGCGCCCAGTACAAGCGCAAATGGCCCATCGCAGCCAGCCCTGAGACGTTAAGTACGCGATGGGAAGAGTTGTATCGGGCAGGGAAGCCAGATGGCGGGCTCTTCCGAGAAACCGGTGATCGCAAAGTCTCCAAGCCTGGCGTCCAAGACGTAATCACAGGTGAGAAGCTGCCTGCGTTCGATAGCGACAAGGGCAGAACCTCGATGATGAAGCCGATCCGGTACGGCTACCGCTCCTTCGACCGCCAGTGGTGTTTCCCTGATGCCCGCATGGCTGATCGGATGCGGCCTGAGCTGTGGCAGAGCTACTCGAACCGACAACTCTACATCACCACCTTGACCTCTACACGCCTCGGCACCGGCCCCGTCGTCACCGTCTCAGCTCATGTCCCCGACCTCGACTTCTTCCGTGGCAGCTTTGGCGCGAAGAACGTGATACCCCTCTACCGCGATTTCGAAGCCACCACCCCCAACATCACCTCTGGACTGCTCGACACCCTCACGGCAGAACTTGGCACCACCGTCACGGCAGAAGACCTCGCCGCCTACGCCTTCGCCCTCACCGGAACAGGCGCCTTCTACGAACGATTCAAAGAAGACCTCACCGAATCTGGCGCCCGCCTCCCCTTAACGAAAGACACCGACCTCTTCACGCGAACAGCCTCCTTCGGGCGGGGCCTCCTCGCCCTAGCGACCTTCGGTGAACGCTTCCGCACACCCAACCGGTACGGCGCTGTTGAGCCCTGGACTATCCACGGCCAGGCCACCCTAGCCGTCGCCACCCCGCCCAACCCCGAGGCGTACCCCGAACGGTTCTCATACGACGACTCTCGCCGCGTCCTGAAGGTTGGTGACGGCGAGTTCCACAGCGTCGCACCCGAAGTGTGGAACTACCAGGTCTCGGGCATGCCCGTGGTCAAGTCGTGGCTTGGCTACCGGATGAAGAACCCCGCCGGAAAGTCCAGCTCCCCGCTGGACAAGATCCAGGCCGAGCGGTGGGAGTTCGACCTCGAACTCCTCGAACTTCTCCGCACCCTCGAACAGATGCTCGCCGCCGAGCAGGAGGCCGCTTCCCTCCTCGACCAGATCACAGCCAGCGACCTGTTCACCGTTGCGGAGCTGCCCGAACCAGCCGACTGGGAAAGGAAGCCCCGCAAGAAGACCTATCGCCCCGTCGAGGCACAGGACAGGTTCGACCTGTGA
- a CDS encoding glycosyltransferase family 4 protein has translation MSILVSSPTTPRVAVVSDYTLVTLGGAETAFTQQAGALAAVTDVLAICPDSAALSALATHPRITAVPVPVAFTVPALGFPVARHTPQLRGVIRAALARAGTDVVHVHSEFGIAAAAIAAARELGIPVVHTVHTFFWQAGVAMQPLLAMGAPAFHHAVTGLPHPARRLAERSGDSALRNITLATGLAADRVISPSAHQAQRLRAAGLTHVDVVPNSVAGNPAAQPVTRIDGPLRVLWSGRFAPEKRILPFLRAASTAIERVGPERLQVDVLGAGVQFAAAERLVAQRPGPRLHGRVPNADVPAWLARSHMSALTSVGWDNQPMTVAESLMALRGVLWCDPALTEGLTLAGIPALRASEEELAARLVQLALDPAPVIAASAAAAQARQLFSAEEFTRSIVQSYHRAGFPDLVLTSGR, from the coding sequence ATGAGCATTCTCGTCTCTTCCCCCACCACGCCACGGGTCGCCGTGGTGAGCGACTACACCCTGGTTACCCTCGGCGGCGCGGAAACCGCCTTCACCCAGCAGGCCGGCGCTCTGGCCGCGGTCACCGATGTGTTGGCCATCTGCCCCGACAGCGCGGCACTGAGCGCTCTGGCCACTCATCCGCGAATCACGGCGGTGCCGGTGCCGGTGGCCTTCACCGTGCCGGCTCTCGGCTTCCCCGTCGCCCGGCACACACCTCAGCTGCGCGGGGTCATCCGTGCGGCCCTCGCCCGGGCCGGCACCGATGTCGTGCACGTGCACTCGGAGTTCGGCATCGCGGCGGCCGCCATCGCCGCGGCGCGCGAGCTGGGCATTCCGGTCGTGCACACCGTGCACACCTTCTTCTGGCAGGCCGGGGTCGCCATGCAGCCGCTGCTCGCCATGGGGGCACCCGCCTTCCATCACGCCGTCACCGGCCTGCCGCACCCGGCCCGGCGGCTGGCGGAGCGCAGCGGAGACTCCGCGCTGCGGAACATCACCCTGGCCACCGGGTTGGCGGCCGATCGCGTGATCTCCCCCTCCGCGCATCAGGCACAGCGGCTGCGCGCGGCCGGGCTCACGCATGTCGACGTCGTCCCGAACTCCGTGGCCGGCAACCCCGCCGCACAGCCCGTGACCAGGATCGATGGGCCACTGCGCGTGCTCTGGAGCGGCCGCTTCGCACCGGAGAAGCGCATCCTTCCTTTCCTGCGAGCCGCCAGTACCGCCATCGAGCGCGTCGGCCCCGAGCGTCTGCAGGTGGATGTGCTGGGAGCCGGAGTGCAGTTCGCCGCTGCGGAACGCCTCGTGGCCCAGCGCCCCGGGCCCCGGCTCCACGGAAGGGTGCCGAACGCCGACGTGCCCGCCTGGCTGGCGCGCAGCCACATGAGCGCTCTCACCTCGGTCGGCTGGGACAACCAGCCCATGACCGTCGCGGAATCGCTCATGGCGCTACGGGGCGTCCTGTGGTGTGACCCCGCCCTGACAGAAGGTCTGACCTTGGCTGGTATCCCCGCCCTCCGAGCCAGCGAGGAGGAGCTCGCCGCACGGCTGGTCCAGCTCGCTCTCGATCCCGCCCCGGTGATCGCCGCCTCCGCCGCTGCCGCACAGGCCCGCCAGCTCTTCTCGGCCGAGGAGTTCACCCGCTCGATCGTGCAGAGCTACCACCGCGCCGGCTTCCCAGACCTCGTCCTCACCTCCGGAAGGTGA
- a CDS encoding UbiA family prenyltransferase → MTSPPGRTISALWRSCHPGPSLVVTALAAALAIAAEIELWRTVLLTLAVFAGQLFVGFSNDAFDARRDREVGRDDKPLARGEITVHTVWVAALFCLLLALGLSAPLGVGLLTAHALALASAWSYNATLKATAFSIAPFILSFGLFPSFATLTAEPSQFAPMWAWVAGGAFGAAVHLTNVLPDLDDDARTGIRGLPHRLGVRPSVVLAATAVIAGAIAVLIGPAGAKAAEVNTTSWLFFGLISAVALLAVALAFAGRSSRILFRLIMLAGLLLAAHLVTTGNAFAG, encoded by the coding sequence GTGACCTCTCCCCCGGGCCGGACGATCAGCGCGCTGTGGCGTTCCTGCCATCCGGGCCCCTCTCTGGTGGTCACCGCGCTCGCAGCCGCGCTCGCGATCGCCGCCGAGATTGAACTCTGGCGCACGGTGCTGCTCACTCTCGCCGTCTTCGCCGGCCAGCTCTTCGTCGGCTTCTCGAACGACGCCTTCGACGCGAGGCGTGACCGCGAGGTCGGGCGAGACGACAAGCCCCTCGCCCGAGGCGAGATCACCGTGCACACCGTCTGGGTCGCAGCGCTGTTCTGCCTGCTGCTCGCGCTGGGGCTCTCTGCGCCATTGGGCGTCGGGCTGCTGACCGCGCACGCGCTCGCCCTGGCCTCGGCCTGGTCGTACAACGCGACGCTGAAGGCGACCGCTTTCTCGATCGCGCCCTTCATCCTCAGCTTCGGGCTGTTCCCCTCCTTCGCCACGCTCACCGCAGAGCCGTCGCAGTTCGCGCCGATGTGGGCCTGGGTGGCCGGCGGTGCCTTCGGTGCAGCCGTGCACCTCACCAACGTGCTCCCCGACCTTGATGATGATGCCCGCACCGGCATCCGCGGCCTCCCCCACCGCCTCGGTGTGCGGCCCTCGGTGGTGCTCGCTGCCACCGCCGTCATTGCCGGTGCCATCGCCGTGTTGATCGGGCCCGCCGGCGCCAAGGCCGCAGAGGTCAACACCACCTCTTGGCTCTTCTTCGGACTGATCAGCGCCGTGGCGCTGCTGGCTGTCGCCCTGGCCTTCGCCGGGCGATCGAGCCGGATCCTCTTCCGGCTCATCATGCTCGCAGGCCTCCTGCTGGCCGCCCACCTGGTGACCACGGGCAACGCCTTCGCCGGTTGA
- a CDS encoding macrolide 2'-phosphotransferase: MNTLDEALSLAASHGLCLSAGGATVSEAGLDYRVVMASNEAGQVWVLRIPRREDVARGMAAEVAILELVSPVLGLDGIEVPDWRIRRPELIAYPALPGAPGLTLSEAGEPIWHMDPASPDYAARLGRLLGRLHSVTAAEAATAGVEIRSPDEVRQAWRDDVARVSAEFTVAPALAGAWQTWLEDDACWPDHTVMTHGEIYPAHILFRDGGAITGVLDWTTARVDDPARDFAAQYGAAGEEMLQAALDAYSVAGGRIYPGLAAQARHLWDASPLGYALYALTTGAEADHAAASALLDPAE, translated from the coding sequence ATGAACACGCTCGATGAGGCACTGAGCCTGGCCGCCTCCCATGGCCTGTGCCTGTCCGCCGGGGGCGCGACGGTCAGCGAAGCCGGTCTCGACTACCGGGTGGTGATGGCCTCGAACGAAGCCGGTCAGGTCTGGGTGCTGCGCATCCCGCGACGCGAAGATGTCGCCCGGGGCATGGCAGCTGAGGTGGCGATCCTCGAGCTCGTCTCGCCCGTTCTCGGCCTGGACGGGATCGAGGTGCCGGACTGGCGGATTCGCAGGCCGGAGCTCATCGCCTACCCGGCGCTCCCCGGGGCCCCGGGCCTGACCCTGTCCGAGGCCGGGGAACCTATCTGGCACATGGACCCGGCCAGCCCGGACTACGCCGCACGCTTGGGGCGTCTCCTGGGCCGCCTGCACTCGGTGACAGCCGCAGAGGCGGCGACGGCCGGCGTGGAGATCCGGTCACCCGACGAGGTGCGCCAGGCATGGCGGGATGACGTGGCCCGGGTGAGCGCGGAGTTCACGGTAGCCCCGGCGCTGGCCGGGGCGTGGCAGACCTGGCTGGAGGACGACGCGTGCTGGCCTGATCACACGGTGATGACCCACGGCGAGATCTACCCCGCACACATCCTGTTCAGGGACGGCGGTGCGATCACCGGAGTTCTGGACTGGACCACGGCACGCGTGGACGATCCGGCCCGGGACTTCGCCGCTCAGTACGGCGCCGCAGGGGAGGAGATGCTGCAGGCCGCGCTCGACGCCTACTCGGTGGCCGGAGGCCGGATTTACCCGGGTCTCGCAGCGCAGGCCCGGCACCTGTGGGACGCCTCGCCGCTCGGTTATGCGCTCTATGCGCTGACGACCGGCGCCGAGGCCGATCATGCCGCGGCGTCCGCCCTGCTCGATCCGGCGGAATGA
- a CDS encoding AlbA family DNA-binding domain-containing protein, with protein sequence MFTPIHRVLGQAPGPLDSALIDRAIEQRVEEATDLEFKAEVYPAQNQVWRAEAAKDIAAMANAGGGWFLFGITDDDDEAASAPGVSWSDGEAQRLRDVAYNLIAPPVVGVEFHPIPRGGADPVVAMRIPSTSERPHFARSKKVEEGLVAPLRNGPHTVFMSEAQIADQYRQRFQRARERREELEEAYRATADWLDRENGVCLVFEAIPREYRSGQRLAEIAASAVYAKRPLRLLLRGDYATQSGHPAEVHRGLRGWVLRLRTNNVMPPYRIGLHDDGAMSSCHRLSGLADHQGDSEVAPRGERDQCLSTDVEYYLAQNIAVLRNLAEHLNVTGGYSLRVGLVGPDGAPIMVRDSIPGFASLVPEDQREWVKNFRPLTVEFDPLAAEGQLLAQTRTLAADLINQSGAQHLKALLPLDESDTPVTS encoded by the coding sequence TTGTTCACCCCGATCCACCGCGTTCTCGGTCAGGCACCAGGTCCGCTCGACTCCGCCCTCATCGACAGGGCTATCGAGCAGCGGGTTGAGGAGGCCACGGACCTGGAGTTCAAGGCCGAGGTCTACCCAGCCCAGAACCAGGTGTGGCGGGCAGAGGCGGCAAAGGACATTGCCGCGATGGCCAACGCAGGTGGCGGCTGGTTCCTCTTCGGCATTACCGACGATGATGACGAAGCGGCTTCCGCTCCAGGAGTGTCATGGAGTGACGGGGAGGCTCAGCGGCTCCGGGACGTTGCCTACAACCTCATCGCGCCGCCCGTCGTAGGTGTCGAGTTCCACCCCATCCCCCGGGGCGGCGCTGATCCGGTGGTGGCGATGCGGATCCCGTCAACGTCGGAGCGTCCTCACTTCGCGCGGTCAAAGAAGGTTGAGGAAGGGCTCGTGGCGCCGCTGCGGAACGGGCCGCATACGGTCTTCATGTCCGAAGCGCAGATCGCGGACCAGTACCGGCAGCGCTTCCAGCGTGCTCGTGAGCGCCGCGAGGAACTGGAAGAGGCGTACCGGGCCACGGCTGACTGGTTGGACCGTGAGAACGGCGTCTGTCTGGTCTTCGAGGCAATCCCCCGCGAGTACCGCTCCGGACAACGTCTCGCTGAGATCGCTGCGTCTGCCGTCTACGCGAAACGCCCCCTTCGGCTCCTCCTTCGGGGTGACTACGCCACTCAGAGCGGGCATCCTGCTGAGGTCCATCGAGGCCTGCGGGGATGGGTGCTGCGGTTACGAACGAACAACGTGATGCCGCCCTATCGGATAGGGCTGCACGACGACGGCGCCATGTCGTCCTGTCATCGCCTCAGCGGCCTGGCCGACCACCAGGGTGATTCGGAGGTAGCCCCGCGCGGTGAGCGTGACCAGTGTCTATCCACCGATGTTGAGTACTACCTGGCACAGAACATCGCCGTACTGCGCAACCTCGCAGAGCACCTGAACGTCACTGGCGGCTATAGCCTGCGTGTCGGGCTCGTAGGTCCTGACGGAGCGCCGATCATGGTCCGAGACAGCATCCCCGGTTTCGCGAGCCTTGTGCCCGAGGACCAGCGTGAGTGGGTGAAGAACTTCCGCCCCCTCACGGTCGAGTTCGACCCGCTAGCCGCCGAGGGACAGCTTCTCGCTCAGACGCGAACGTTGGCGGCGGACCTCATCAACCAAAGCGGCGCCCAGCATTTGAAGGCACTCCTGCCACTTGACGAGTCCGACACGCCGGTGACGTCTTGA
- a CDS encoding MerR family transcriptional regulator — protein MLFGDDLPDLDQDTGYRGPTACSAAGITYRQLDYWARTGLVEPTIRGASGSGTQRLYSFRDILVLKVVKRLLDTGVSLQQIRAAITSLKERGVDDLAGITLMSDGASVYECTSADEVIDLVQGGQGVFGIAVGRVWREVEGSLAELPTERVDPERTPEVQDELAQRRARRGA, from the coding sequence ATGCTCTTCGGGGACGATCTCCCGGATCTCGATCAGGACACCGGCTACCGCGGACCCACGGCCTGCAGCGCGGCCGGGATCACCTATCGCCAGCTCGACTACTGGGCCCGCACCGGATTGGTGGAGCCGACCATCCGCGGCGCCTCCGGTTCGGGAACGCAGCGCCTGTACTCCTTCCGCGACATCCTCGTGCTCAAGGTGGTCAAGCGCCTCCTCGACACCGGTGTGTCCTTGCAGCAGATCCGCGCGGCCATCACCTCGTTGAAGGAACGCGGTGTGGATGACCTTGCCGGCATCACTCTGATGAGCGACGGCGCCTCGGTCTACGAGTGCACCTCAGCCGATGAGGTCATCGACCTCGTCCAGGGCGGCCAGGGCGTCTTCGGGATCGCGGTGGGCCGCGTGTGGCGTGAGGTGGAGGGAAGCCTCGCCGAACTGCCCACCGAACGCGTGGACCCCGAGCGCACTCCCGAGGTGCAGGACGAGCTGGCCCAGCGCCGGGCTCGTCGCGGCGCCTGA
- a CDS encoding bifunctional nuclease family protein, producing MEEMEVLGVRLSIPSNEVVVVLAGPGGADAWVLPIVIGPREGAAIAAAQAGMVPPRPQTHDLLVTIMETLGADVVEVRITGMDEGIYYAEIELSGGHVVDARPSDAIAIALRAEAPVLCDEDLLREAGLPASQAGLEAGEQWGTSALSPAEGEGPEDLGAVDDEMRARMVEDFRSFLDEVEPEDFNTDDAE from the coding sequence ATGGAGGAGATGGAGGTGCTCGGGGTCCGGCTGTCCATCCCCAGCAACGAGGTGGTGGTTGTCCTCGCTGGGCCCGGTGGCGCCGATGCCTGGGTGCTGCCCATCGTGATCGGCCCCCGTGAGGGCGCGGCGATTGCCGCGGCGCAGGCGGGTATGGTCCCGCCGCGGCCCCAGACGCACGATCTGCTCGTCACCATCATGGAGACGCTCGGCGCCGATGTGGTCGAGGTGCGGATCACCGGCATGGACGAGGGCATCTATTACGCCGAGATCGAGCTCAGCGGCGGGCACGTGGTGGATGCCCGGCCCTCGGATGCCATCGCGATCGCGCTGCGTGCCGAGGCTCCGGTGCTCTGCGATGAGGATCTGCTGCGTGAGGCCGGCCTTCCGGCGTCGCAAGCCGGGCTGGAAGCGGGGGAGCAGTGGGGCACCAGCGCGCTGTCGCCTGCCGAGGGGGAGGGGCCGGAGGATCTCGGTGCGGTGGACGACGAGATGCGGGCGCGCATGGTGGAGGATTTCCGCTCGTTTCTCGACGAGGTCGAGCCCGAGGACTTCAATACCGACGACGCGGAGTGA